The genomic window AgagtatttaaatataattttggttgtttactaattttttttaaagttgttaattttttttttgtaaggtaTTGTTTTCGATTTCATGGCTAGTGATTGAATAATTGTGTGATAGTAAAATATATGTCTACAAAATATACAATATATGTTTACAACATAAAGTACTGCCTCAGGAGTTTATTAGTTAGTATATATAAAAGCTAACTAAGAATAGTTGTCACAGAAAAATTGAAATCGAATTTTCTCGAACGATTCATTATAGGATgaactcattaatcacttgaactCAATGTCTTAGTTAACAACTTTTTAACTTTaactgcttcaaaaaaaaaaaaaaaagctttttaactataaacaaatattaatcTATCCACACATCCAAAACTATCCTTACATTATTTCCTTAATATTGCGAGGATAtgtgataatatattttttatatataataatggatATGTGATAATATTACTTTGTAGTATACTAGTAAGTTAGTAAACAAAATAGTTGACATATTACTCTTTTTTAGGGGTAAGTTAGTAAACATATTACTTTATTAGTACATGAAATCAACAAAATTCAAATACACTTAACTATATAATTCTTAATAAAAGTGTGAAGTTGACTTTTTACTTATATTAGGGACAAATGAAGTATTAACTTTGGGCTTCGGCCctgtattatataaaaaataaaataaaaatgaagtattaagttaaataaattatagttaTGGTAATgcattcaaattattattttttaggtacatgcattcaaaatatttaatattactAACATAGTATAACtaaaatttagtcaaaataacataataagTAAACTACAATCAAGAAgaggctgaaaccacttaatgtcaAAACTGACTCTCAAAACAGATTAAGTAGTCTAATAAACCGAATACGGTGgtgtaaaaaataatcatttaacttggcaaaaaataatataaattaaaatcatttaTGTGTCATCATaaatttacatatatataatttcatatGTACCAATAAATAGGagtagagagaaagagagtGTGTGTAATACAGATTGACATCATCAAAATCTGATTTTGATTATCAATGGTGAAACATCTCTTTGTGCTTCCTCCATtacttcttgttcttcttttcATTTCAATAACAGGTAATGACTAAAATTCCATCAAAATTatgttgatttgattttattgatttttaattatgttgtattaataaactaattaatCCAAATTAATGTTACAGAAGTGGCTGAAGGGACTAAGAAATCATATGGGGTATATAACAACAACAATGTAAAATTGTTTGTATTTGGAGATTCATATGTTGACACAGGCAATTTCTTGGACTCACCATCATATAAAGCTCCTTATGGAATCACTTTTCCTGGTAAACCTGCTGGAAGATTCAGTGATGGTCGTGTTCTCACTGATTACATTGGTAATTAAACTCTCTTCTCTCTTTGTGGAATAAGTATTATTACTAAATCATAATGTTAGAATATTCCTATTTTATAGCATGGTAGTTACTCCATTAGTTACTACACAAGAGTAGAGCAtcaattttcttaaatttttcttttaatacaAATTAAACTTTAGGTGAGAGGATCACACAAATTAATTTTGCTCTTATACTCGATCTCCTTATATTTAGGATCAGAGAAAGTAGTTTCTTAATTTCTCCATGCTGATGAGTTAGAGTTAGTCAAACAATGATGAGGTATGTAGGATTGTCGGTCGAGTTGGTAAATAGATGATTCATTATTTATAATATCCAACAAAGATGTGACTTCATCTCCCGTCAATGTTACGACTTAATTGGTCGATATTCAAAAAGTACCTTATAACTTGTAAGCATTTCATGAGTCTTGATATCTCTCATGACTTTAGTAAGCACCGAACATCCAACTCACTTAAACTtcttaaaaaagaaagagaaaaaagttAGCCAAATAGGAGTAACTACATTTGGtgctattattatttttttgtcatgtaaAATAGTGGATAAAAATTCTACCCTTAAGTCCCTGTGAGCTTAGCttgttggtagggacatcgcatatattatgcaggagTTGAAGTAGGACCCCCgcccacttattcacttttaaggtgaaatttttagccattaagctaaaagacaaaaaaggaagaaaaaattatatccttaagatgaataaatgCAATGTGCAGAATTCGAATTCCAGTCTCTAGTCTCTAAATGCATAAAAATTCATCTCGTAAGATAAATGTTTCTATAAATATTTGAGTTTGATATagtgatttatttgattttttagtgAACATGTGAGTGTaagtttaatttaaatttaaatttaattaaaaatagggTACAATTTAGATGCAGATTTACATGTGATGTGTTTCTTGTTCCTTTCACAAagtgacaattttttattattttttattttaaaaaagtgtgaaaaaaacttccttttaaaaataaaaaatgacctCTTTGTAAAAGTAACAACAAAAATAGGACATGTCAACCCAATTCAATGGACCCACCCAGTAGAATCAATGCATATTTACAAAATTCaattattcattaaaatattttaatatttttctattacacattatttaatcttttttctctattttattaatttaaatttttgattTTGTACGTAAATTTTTTACCATTTAAAACTTttcagaaacaaatataagaGAAAGAATATTAGCCATTGATTTGtgaggagaaagaaaagaaaaagagaaaaaagatgaattaaaagGTAGAGATTGAGAAAATTGaggaaattaagaaaaataaaattgagaaaatcCATTATCCACAACTTGTACGTAATTACTAATTAGCTATTGGGTGAGCTCGGCCCagatattttatgttttagATCTTTAATAtagtattatatattatataatattaataatgaaTTAGTTCAAGTGGTAAAAGTTTTAAACTCCTTAAACAGGTGATTAAAGCCattagatttggtctagtgatgatgagtttgggtagtatgcaggATGTCTTAGGTTCGATTTTTTCTGACtccattgtaaataaaaaaataggtgATCAAAAATTTGATTCTACGCTCGTTGTATTTTTTTCAGCGACATATAATATACACATGATAAGTGAAATGATGaattacaataaatataattggATACTCATTGACTAACCAATTTGTAGCATTTTGGCATTTTGGTTTGATTCATTAATTTACTCTGATGCAGCTTCctatttgaaaattgaaaccCCTACACCATACTCATTGAGAAATTCCTCAAATCTACAGTATGGAATCAACTTTGCTCAGGGAGGGACTGGTGTTTTTCAAACTTTGACTAATGGACCAAACATGACTCTTCAAATTGACTCATTTGAGCAGTTAATCCAACAAAAAGTCTATACCAAACAAGACCTTGATTCCTCTGTTGCACTTATTGGTGCTTCTGGCAACGATTACACTGCTTTTATAGTAAACAACAAAAGCATTACGGTAAGTGGTtaactttattttgtttctatctCAAACCGCATTTTTGAGGTATTGTCCTCTTTGAAGTTTTATGCGAAATCCTCACGAGTTTATCTTTTATAATAGGCATATCAATAGATAGAAGAGTGTGAGTCTTGTATTTAATGTGAGCTGAAAGACCCTTTAGACCCTTTCAGCTCTTGTGTGTGGCTTAGAGTATCCTCGATCGCCACAAATAGCACAAATGATCCAGAGTGGATCTGAGCTGGTAATTGGTGTTACATACCTTTAGCGTGTCTCTTTTAAGGTGAAGTCCATTCTGCATTGGACCTCAACCCAACCTGAAACCATTTTCGTCATGTTTTtacatcttcaatttttttgtcggtaattcaacttttttaaccaatattgtttattaaaaatctatatgcttaattttttttttcttctttttcatcaTGGTAGGAGATAAAATCCTTCACTACAACCCTTATCAACCAACTATCCATAAATATTCAAAGAATCCACAATTTGGGAATAAATAAAATAGCAATTGGTTTATTGGAGCCTATTGGGTGTTTGCCTCAAATAACAGTGGTAACTTTTCATCTTGGTTGTGTTGACCTTTTAAATTTGGTCTCTGAAAATCACAACAAAGAATTACTCCAAACTGTGCAACAACTTAATCAACAAGCTGGAAAATCAGTTTATGTCACACTAGACATCTACAACGCTTTCCTCTCAACAATTGAAACCATGAAAAGAAATCATGAAGGTATATATGTCCTCTTCAtctttttactaattaagcacTATCACCAATTTAAcgattattaaataaattatccTCATAGTTTTTCAGAATTTCGTTTTTAGTCTCCAAAGATTTTTCCGGGACCAAATGTTTTGATAGAAAATTTTCCAGGGACCAAAAGTGCGAAACAAATCTTCAGGAACTAAAAACGAAATTCTGAAAAAACTATAGGGACTATTtacttatttaaccctaaaataaAATGTCTTGATGCTGATGATTTCAGTTTTTTCCCCTTTCTCTCCATTGTACAGAAAACTCAACACTGATGAATCCATTGGAATTGTGTTGTGCGGGAGATGGTTTCAAAAACAAATGTGGAAATGTGGATGATAATGGAGAAAAGAAATATAGTTTATGTGAGAATCCAGAGCTTTCATTCTTTTGGGACTATGTTCATCCTTCTCAAAATGGTTGGTATAATGTCTACACATTGTTGCAACCTTCTCTTGGTCAACTTATTGgataaaaattaacttttgaTCCTCATGGATTTGTAATATTAATTCATCTGACATACTATGCATTATGcatcttattaaaaaaagttattcttaTTTACAAATCACTTAATCTCTACTCAACGAGCATTCCCCCCCTCCctccctctttttttttttttttttttctttcacaagTGTCGTTCTTCTGTTTGCAAAGCATGACTCTAGAGAAAAAGATTTGATGCAGTTTATTTTAACACAATTGTCACACTATTTTACATCACAGCCGTCCGATCAATAATGTGCGATTGAGATTGTTTCTATGTTTTATAATTGCATTAATCTAGATCGTTCGATCTGTAATCAACGGTCCAAAatcattttaagaaatttttttttgatagttTTTTGAGTACCTAGGAATCTTTTAtttcaaatacttttttttcctataaaatttatttcaaattctTAAAAGTCGAGCTTCATGTGTAAAAAATTGTTCTAGGTATGATTATTGTTTGGGATAAATTTTCTGTTTCATATAATGAAcataggaattttttttttcagcatTGGGCTCCAAGAAATGTatttagaccatctccaatggtgtagtacctattaggcaCTTATGGTtcttattaggtactatcattGGAGTAGCACTCatttgagtacttattaggtaccacttctaaaataagaactctctctttcctcttggacccaccttatttttcattaaaatatctTTTCATGTGAcccactttattttatatatccaATTTGAATTAATCGATATttatacaaaaacacaattgttttttggtacataacaaaaacacaatttttgaattggcgtgtaaaaaaatgatgtttcacaaaatgatatattttttttggtacatcacaaaagcacaatttttgaattggtcattttaattattcttaTGATCAGCCCCCAACAATGATGTTTCAACAACTGACACACATAATAGTCCTCATCCAAATCTCGCATCATACCTTCAAAGAAGAGCAGAAATTCAAGATAGGCGAGCTCATCTTCAACACGATCTTGTCGAGTATATTTGGCAACGTTTTGGGTatgatgatcaacaaaattaattgtttttaaaatcatgtaatgttattttaaattattttttaattatgtaattcttaaaatttggcaatattattttaaattaaatttcgatttttaattattttttcgaattataaaaaaaaatagtacatgctaattttgtaattttatcattcaatcaatttatattataaaatagataattaaataataagttattgtaatgatgtggagttattgatgagacccattttagaactttttaagaagtgctCCATTGGAGCGGTTGAGTAcatattaggtactattattaaaaaacaataaattagcGATGTGTCcatgtgggacccatttaaatACTCAAAgttggagtgctccattgtaGATGCTCTTAAAATCGGTGAAACAAACGCCCCAAAGAATTAAGGGTATTCACGATGCAGTTTTGGTTGatttaagattaaaaaaaatcatgtattgcaaagata from Trifolium pratense cultivar HEN17-A07 linkage group LG1, ARS_RC_1.1, whole genome shotgun sequence includes these protein-coding regions:
- the LOC123920332 gene encoding GDSL esterase/lipase At5g03610-like isoform X1 encodes the protein MVKHLFVLPPLLLVLLFISITEVAEGTKKSYGVYNNNNVKLFVFGDSYVDTGNFLDSPSYKAPYGITFPGKPAGRFSDGRVLTDYIASYLKIETPTPYSLRNSSNLQYGINFAQGGTGVFQTLTNGPNMTLQIDSFEQLIQQKVYTKQDLDSSVALIGASGNDYTAFIVNNKSITEIKSFTTTLINQLSINIQRIHNLGINKIAIGLLEPIGCLPQITVVTFHLGCVDLLNLVSENHNKELLQTVQQLNQQAGKSVYVTLDIYNAFLSTIETMKRNHEENSTLMNPLELCCAGDGFKNKCGNVDDNGEKKYSLCENPELSFFWDYVHPSQNGWYNVYTLLQPSLGQLIG
- the LOC123920332 gene encoding GDSL esterase/lipase At5g03610-like isoform X2; translation: MVKHLFVLPPLLLVLLFISITVAEGTKKSYGVYNNNNVKLFVFGDSYVDTGNFLDSPSYKAPYGITFPGKPAGRFSDGRVLTDYIASYLKIETPTPYSLRNSSNLQYGINFAQGGTGVFQTLTNGPNMTLQIDSFEQLIQQKVYTKQDLDSSVALIGASGNDYTAFIVNNKSITEIKSFTTTLINQLSINIQRIHNLGINKIAIGLLEPIGCLPQITVVTFHLGCVDLLNLVSENHNKELLQTVQQLNQQAGKSVYVTLDIYNAFLSTIETMKRNHEENSTLMNPLELCCAGDGFKNKCGNVDDNGEKKYSLCENPELSFFWDYVHPSQNGWYNVYTLLQPSLGQLIG